The segment GTCAGGAGAAACTGCGGCTGAGGCCATGATTAAAAAAGATAAAGCCAGACTGGTGATTGTGGCTAAGGATGCATCGGAAAAGACAAAACGAAATTTTACTACAATGGCAAGTTCTCGTAAAATTAAATGGATCGAGGCTGGTGAGAAACTGCTCCTTGGTACAGCTTTGGGCAGATCTCCCAGGTCAGTGGTGGTTATTACCGATGATAATTTTGCCAGCAGATTGCATCAACTCTTCGGAGGGGAAGAGTAGGATTTCTAACCCGGTTAGAAATTCAAATAAACGGGGGTGAAAGGA is part of the Phosphitispora fastidiosa genome and harbors:
- a CDS encoding L7Ae/L30e/S12e/Gadd45 family ribosomal protein; the encoded protein is MHKGYDLLGLAQRAGKAQSGETAAEAMIKKDKARLVIVAKDASEKTKRNFTTMASSRKIKWIEAGEKLLLGTALGRSPRSVVVITDDNFASRLHQLFGGEE